One Spinacia oleracea cultivar Varoflay chromosome 4, BTI_SOV_V1, whole genome shotgun sequence DNA segment encodes these proteins:
- the LOC110783787 gene encoding uncharacterized protein isoform X2 produces MLELLNQAYYVTTTGELARMDLQGQSKPSFFWLFNDQKKSKVEINVEFQISDEEDARDGHLGSKGSGLGQSIVARPRLWTRSKKSPKLVKFE; encoded by the exons ATGTTAGAGCTGCTAAATCAG GCATATTATGTAACAACTACTGGGGAGCTTGCCAGGATG GACTTGCAAGGACAATCGAAACCAAGCTTTTTCTGGTTGTTCAATGaccaaaagaaatccaaagttgAGATCAATGTTGAGTTTCAAATATCTGATGAAGAGGATGCTCGTGATGGGCACTTAGGTTCCAAGGGTAGTGGTCTTGGGCAATCAATAG TGGCAAGGCCCAGACTGTGGACGAGGTCTAAAAAGTCTCCTAAACTTGTCAAGTTTGAGTAA
- the LOC110783787 gene encoding uncharacterized protein isoform X1 yields the protein MLELLNQAYYVTTTGELARMDLQGQSKPSFFWLFNDQKKSKVEINVEFQISDEEDARDGHLGSKGSGLGQSIAFQSSTWMFMKSNLFLHRSGKAQTVDEV from the exons ATGTTAGAGCTGCTAAATCAG GCATATTATGTAACAACTACTGGGGAGCTTGCCAGGATG GACTTGCAAGGACAATCGAAACCAAGCTTTTTCTGGTTGTTCAATGaccaaaagaaatccaaagttgAGATCAATGTTGAGTTTCAAATATCTGATGAAGAGGATGCTCGTGATGGGCACTTAGGTTCCAAGGGTAGTGGTCTTGGGCAATCAATAG CTTTTCAGTCATCAACTTGGATGTTCATGAAGTCTAACTTGTTTCTACACCGCAGTGGCAAGGCCCAGACTGTGGACGAGGTCTAA